The Triticum aestivum cultivar Chinese Spring chromosome 6D, IWGSC CS RefSeq v2.1, whole genome shotgun sequence genomic sequence ATGATATAAAAAGGTAAAATGGCAGAAAACAAtagaaaaaccaaaagaaacaagAAAAGGAACGAAAAACACATTTATTGTTCAATTTAGTTTTTGTGAGAATTTTGCATTTATGTTCTACACTCTTCTCTAATTTAGTGTTTATATACTCATAATATTTGGACAATACAACTGTTTTTACAGTCTTCTTCAATCTAGTGTTTGCGTTTGGTACTATTTCAAAAAGAATCCAAGTCAAGATATACCTTTGCGAAAGAACAAACACATAGTCTACAAGCTTAAAGTATATGTGCTACCCCCTTCAAGATCAAGGACATCTTGAGGCCCAAACATGTACTCCACACCCCGTTCCATATCCCTACCAAACAAGCTCTGCCCTTCCTCCGAATCACTGCCACCAGCTTGACCCCACGGGCGCCGCTGGTACCTCCTTAGCGCCTCCAGCCTCTCCGCCACCTCCTTCATGGCCGGCCGCTCTTCCCCGCTCACGCTCACGCACCGGGTCACGATGTGGGTGACTTCTTCCAGCGCCTCGGGCCCCATTTCCTTCCTCACCTGGTCGTCCAGGAGCTTCTCATGCGTGCCGGCCTTCGTGGCCGCTACGAAGCGTGACACCAGACTCCTGTCCTCAGGCCCGCTGAAGCAGATCGCCTTCTTTCCGGTGAGAAGCTCCAAAAGCACGACGCCAAAACTGTAGACGTCGCTCTTGTCTGTCAACTGGCATGTCATGAGGTACTCCGGGTCTAGGTACCCGCAGGTGCCCTGCACCAGTGTTGCGATTTGAACCTCATCGCTCGGCGCCAGCTTCGATGCCCCAAAGTCCGAGACTTTGGCGGTGAGGTTGTTGTCGAGGAGGATGTTGGCGGTCTTGACATCTCCGTGGAGGATCGGCGGTGAGGCCGACGTATGCATGTACGCCAATGCCTCTGCCGACTCTGCGGCTATGCGGAGACGGGTGTCCAAGGCTGTGTCGTTGTTAAGCTCCTTCCCGTGGATGAAGTGGTAGAGGGTGCCATTTGAGACATACTCGTAGACCAACATCGGCACCTCCACGTCAAGGCAGCAACCAAGCAGCTTGACGACGTTACGGTGGTTGATCTGGGAGAGAATGAGCATCTCCCTCGCGAACTCCTTGATATCGGACTTCTCCATCATCTTAGACTTCTTGATCGCCACCACAGTCTCGTCCTCCAAGACGCCCTTGTAGACTATTCCATGGCCGCCGCGTCCGAGGACCTGGTCTGTGGCGAAGTTGTTGGTTGCCTTCTCGAGCTCTTCTTCCGAGAATATCTTGAACCCGCCGCCGCCTCCTACAGCGGTACCTCTATTGGAACGCATCTGCTGCTGCAAGATGACGCCTCCATTGTGCTCGAAGAAGTTCCGCTTTGCTTTGATCAGTTTCCTCTTCTGGAGCCCCAGGTAGAGCCAGAAGCACATGAAAACCGACATGAACACGCCAACGCCGACTCCTAAATATGACATTGCATACACAATCATTAGCTTAGATTACCGAGAATAAATTGCAGGAAGAACCATCGACGGAGATGGAATATGTTGCATGATGACCATCGATGGATCAGTGTGTGTACGGTGTACCTATGACGGTTTTCAGAGCTAAGGTGAAATTGTCCTTTGGCCGGCAGCCGTTCTTGGCGGTGGCACCTCCACTTGTACCTGGTGGGCATTGGCAAGTGTGGCTCCCCGGCGTGTTTGTGCACACACCGTAGCACGGGTACTCGTCTTTCAGATGGCACTCGTCGATGTCTTCAGTTTGCAAAGCAATTTCAACATCATTTGttcaaacaaatcacaaaaatttagTAACAGAGCACAACAGCTATACTATAGTGTTGGTCTCGTGTGGCTAGCCCAAAAACTGTAGAGTTGGTGTCAGAAATCAGTAGGATGTGTACCTGCGCATCCGCTGTCGAGGTAGGGGTTGCCGTCGTAGCCCTTGGGACAGCTGCACCGGTACCCGGGGCCGTTGGTTGCGTCGACACACTGACTGCCCGTGCTCCGGCAGGCGAAGTCGGTGACGTTTTGCGTGGCAGCGCTGCAGTTGTCGATGTTGCGGACGGCCCAGTCGAGCACAAGGGGCACGGCGAAGTCGTCGGTGCGGTTGAGGAAGACACGGTCGGTGTAGGTGAACCACTCGTCCTCGACGAGGAACACGTAGTGGCACGACGTGGCGTTGGTGGTGAAAGCGGCCGAGTCCTTCGACGGCGGGAAGTTGCGCAGGTAAGGCCCGAAGAAGCTGATGTCGGCGGGTATCTCGCTCTGGCAGCAGCCGACGCCGGTGCACGGGCCCGGCATGGCGTACCGGGAGGGGCGGCACACGGACATGCAGCCGCTGACGTAGTATCCGTCGCCGTCGACGAAGTATCCGAGGTTGGGGCAGCCGAGCGCGACCAGACGGTTCTTGGCGTCGGAGAAGCGGTAGACGCTGTACTGGAGGGACATGTAGGTGTTGGTGCGGTCGACGAGGCCACCGGTGGAGCTGAAGCACTCCCGCGTCGCGTTGAGGTAGGCGCGGGCCTCGCCGGACGCGAGGGAGAGGCCCGCGAGGTGGTGGTCGAAGCCACTGACGGTGAGGCGCGGAGGGGAGCCGTGGCACTCGAGCTGGAAGCCGCCTCGGCCGTCGTCGCGGTAGCAGCCGGCGCCGATGCCGAAGGGGTACGAAACGGTGATGTTGCCGCAGCTGTCGCGGCACCCAGGCCGCGCCACGGGCGGCCGCCGTCGAGCTGACGCCGGTGCCACTACCAGCACATGTAACAGCATCAGCAGGAACAGAACGGCGGCTGCCAATGCCATTCTTGATGTGTGTGCTCTTCTCTGGACTGGAGACTCTGCTTGGATATAGGTGGACTggtggagtgtgtggtgtgtgtaggATACGAATGCCATGGCCTGCCTTGACCGGGAGATGCAGGATCTAAATGCCAATGGTCGTTGAGAAATTGAACACGTATCACTGCGACATATGCGTCTGGATGCTGTTGGAAATAGGGAGCAGTCGAATCTCAGTCGACCTGCCGGCTAGAATGTTCATATCTGCACATTCATGTAACTAGGCCTTCATGCAAACACTAGCTTGAGTCTCTCACAGGAAAAACAATAGATATTCAAAAGTAAATCGGGATTACTAAATCTCAGTCGACCGAGACTTAACGATGTTATATCCGTGAGATTTTACATGGAGATCTGTGTATTTTTTTCTCTGTTTGTTTTTATATGTTTTGTCACTTGACTGAGATTTTGTTAAGTCTTAGTCGACTAAGATTTAGCCACACCCAAAGTAAATATAAAAGAGTGTACAAAAAAATATGTGTGCTAATTTTGGATTTAAGAAAAGTATACAAACCACAAAAGTTGCACATGCAAAAAGTTGAGCAACTCTGGCTTAGCAATGTGTGACTAGGCCAAAAGAGTAAAGCAAAATTTCAACTCATATCAATTTTATCAGTTGATTTTAGGGATTTGCAAGTTTTCTATAGATGTAACCGAGTGTAACACCCTAGCTATCACAAGCAAGCAAGGCACACACTAAACAAGCTAGCAAGTAGTAAACACAGTATAAAGCTAGCAAACAAGATAACCAAAAGGACGTAGACGGCCCGAAATCCATGCTCTTGGGAGAACACAAGCTTTGGCAGGCGAGGGTCGGTACTCTCGGGCGAAGGCGACCATGggtgttttttttttcctttttcaaggTGTCGTCGAAGAGTTCACCCTAACACGAGATCATTGTTGGATGGGGATAGATTTTGGTGGCTGCTTGTgtggccggtgagggagtcctggattagggggtcctcggacagccggactatatcctttggccggactgttggactatgaagatacaagattgaagacttcgtcccgtgtccggatgggactctccttggcgtggaaggcaagcttggcaatacggatatgtagatcttctcccttgtaaccgactctgtgtaaccctagccccctccggtgtctatataaaccggagggtttagtccgtaggacaaggacaatcataccataggctagcttctagggtttagcctctacgatctcgtggtagatcaactcttgtaatactcatatcatcaacatcaatcaagcaggaagtagggtattacctccatcgagagggcccgaacctgggtaaacattgtgtcccccgtcttctgttaccatccgccttagacgcacagttcgggaccccctacccgagatccgccggttttgacaccgacattggtgctttcattgagagttccactgtgccgtcaccgtaaggcttgatggctccttcgatcatcggcaacgatgcgatccagggtgaggttttcctccccggacagatcttcatattcggcgccttcgtactgcgggccaactcgcttggccatctggagcagatcgatagctacgcccctggccatcaggtcaggtttggaaacttgaactataccgccgacatccgcggggacttgatcttcgacggattcgagcccatgtcaggtgcaccgcacaatcacgacgagcatgatttagctctgccgtcggacagtgttcgggagatcacacctgcaaccactccggccctcaatccggaacaaattgcgccatctgaggacgggtggatggaccccgcctcggaggccgcacactcggtggcgatagagctgaatactaacttcacctcctacgagacccgtgttgccgaaccgttggattcgtccccggccgcggactctgagccgcctgcgtccgtgcccatcaaatctgattgggcaccggtcatggagtttacctccgcggatatctttcagcactcgccttttggcgacgtactaaactcgttgaagtctctctccctgtcaggagacccttggtcgaactatgtccggctagaatgggatgcggacgacgaagaaattcgcgccccacccaccagccactgtcgacgatttaaccgacatgctcgacttcggctccgaagacatcgacggtatggacgacgatgcaggagacgaacaagaaccaccgcccacagggcgctggactgccacctcatcgtatgacatatacatggtggacacccccaaagaaggggatggcgataagacaacggaggataatccctacaagaagcaacccaagcaccgacgtcagcggcgccgctctaagtcccgccatagcaaaagcagcgataccggcacaagagacaataacgctccggatagtgccaaagacgacgataatcccctccagctaGACCTCGAgctggaggatgaacaagctagccctccggaacaggcagcaaacggagaatcagaggatgacaattacatgcctctctccgaagacgaagtgagcctcggcgacgaagaatttgtcgtgcctgaggatcccgtcgagcaagagcgcttcaagcgccggcttatagccacagcaaacagcctgaagaaaaagtaacaacagcttcgagctgatcaagatctgctagcggatagatggactgaagtcctggcagccgaggaatacgaactcgagcgcccaaccaagagttacccaaagcgcaggttgctacctcaactcgaggaggaagcattaaaacctacatcaccagcgtatgatgcagcAGATcgtccacctcgtggccgagacagagaggcatatcagcccgaagtccagcccgcaccccgccgccactcaaacaaaaataccaaggcccggggcaacacgcaggacctgcgagacgtattggaaaacaaggaaaaacatgcaagatcgttctacggatcacgggggcgcgcaccaacgcgggacgatgaccgtcacgccggatacactaaaagcaaatccggccgggccgaatacagcagacaagactcatatgaactgcgtcgtgatatagcccggcacagaggcgccgcacacccctatgcttcactgatgaagtaatggatcacgaattcccagagggttttaaacctgtaaacattgaataatatgatggtacaacagatcccgcggtatggatcgaggatttcctcctccacatccacatggctcgcggtgatgatctacatgtcatcaagtacctcccactaaaactcaaaggaccagctcggcattggctgaatagcttgccagcagactccattggcagttgggaggatttggaagatgcattccttgacaa encodes the following:
- the LOC123146047 gene encoding wall-associated receptor kinase 2 translates to MSGAGGKWMVSSVTEENITKLRGAGYLAADIAHRLPDAGQIIPTPEPHERVGFLTHFVRRLGFPLHPFVRGLMFYYGLDFHDLAPNFILNISTFIVVCEAFLRIKPHFGLWLKTFNVKPKVVVGQQAECGGAMVGKMPNVTWLEGSYVETIKGWQSGWFYITEPRDTNWVAAPKFRSGIPMRLTSWKEKGLSWGSPVELTGLQTCIKNMMSKKIKLVNVVQVMLFRRILPCQRRAFTLWEFDPAEHQTLRELFDTTHKDIWKVLFKGAEVSPPLTEDCGLSAKRPANPDWVATGERIDCPAPLPEDPADALLTEMLVPAPYEVPDKKTTGTRKGLRRKVVSNSSSESTEAHSSREHEEEEEMAPASARRRPPVARPGCRDSCGNITVSYPFGIGAGCYRDDGRGGFQLECHGSPPRLTVSGFDHHLAGLSLASGEARAYLNATRECFSSTGGLVDRTNTYMSLQYSVYRFSDAKNRLVALGCPNLGYFVDGDGYYVSGCMSVCRPSRYAMPGPCTGVGCCQSEIPADISFFGPYLRNFPPSKDSAAFTTNATSCHYVFLVEDEWFTYTDRVFLNRTDDFAVPLVLDWAVRNIDNCSAATQNVTDFACRSTGSQCVDATNGPGYRCSCPKGYDGNPYLDSGCADIDECHLKDEYPCYGVCTNTPGSHTCQCPPGTSGGATAKNGCRPKDNFTLALKTVIGVGVGVFMSVFMCFWLYLGLQKRKLIKAKRNFFEHNGGVILQQQMRSNRGTAVGGGGGFKIFSEEELEKATNNFATDQVLGRGGHGIVYKGVLEDETVVAIKKSKMMEKSDIKEFAREMLILSQINHRNVVKLLGCCLDVEVPMLVYEYVSNGTLYHFIHGKELNNDTALDTRLRIAAESAEALAYMHTSASPPILHGDVKTANILLDNNLTAKVSDFGASKLAPSDEVQIATLVQGTCGYLDPEYLMTCQLTDKSDVYSFGVVLLELLTGKKAICFSGPEDRSLVSRFVAATKAGTHEKLLDDQVRKEMGPEALEEVTHIVTRCVSVSGEERPAMKEVAERLEALRRYQRRPWGQAGGSDSEEGQSLFGRDMERGVEYMFGPQDVLDLEGGSTYTLSL